One segment of Agrococcus sp. ProA11 DNA contains the following:
- a CDS encoding SprT-like domain-containing protein, producing the protein MADLDRVRVWAAALIRLHLDDSWHFEFDRAAKRAGLTNYTAKRITVSKHLAVRWDDDEVHQILLHEVAHAMVGPGAGHGPVWRRTAREIGYVGGRTHQGEIAAERAGWVGSCPGGHEHVRFRAPRGRYACKPCTRAERRVVEVRWSKRADAA; encoded by the coding sequence ATGGCTGACCTCGATCGGGTGCGCGTGTGGGCGGCGGCGCTCATCCGCCTGCACCTCGACGACTCCTGGCACTTCGAGTTCGACCGGGCGGCGAAGCGGGCGGGACTGACGAACTACACCGCGAAGCGCATCACGGTGTCGAAGCACCTGGCCGTGCGCTGGGACGACGACGAGGTGCATCAGATCCTGCTGCATGAGGTTGCCCACGCCATGGTCGGGCCAGGCGCAGGCCACGGCCCGGTGTGGCGGCGCACGGCGCGCGAGATCGGCTACGTCGGCGGGCGCACGCATCAGGGCGAGATCGCTGCGGAGCGCGCCGGCTGGGTGGGCAGTTGCCCGGGCGGGCATGAGCACGTGCGCTTCCGCGCCCCGCGTGGTCGCTACGCGTGCAAGCCGTGCACGAGAGCCGAGCGGCGCGTGGTGGAGGTGCGCTGGAGCAAGCGGGCGGACGCCGCCTGA
- a CDS encoding fused MFS/spermidine synthase, translated as MTTPSRRLSSGLHAEMRFSGSGGWQLVVDGTPQSHVDPERPELLVYEYVQQMGHVIDAMPPGPLTAVHLGGGALTIPRFIDATRRGSRQQVIELEPLLVELVREVAPLPRGASIRVRYGDAREQLSRLPAGLRGSVDLVVVDVFSGAQTPAHVTTVEFHALVRDLLAPGGVAIVNIADDRTLSFAKRQLAALAEVHGEVAALADPGMLKGRRFGNVVAVAGSLPDLDDIGRALRRDPLPGKVVAGAELRRFLGGARPARDADATPSPTPDRGIFG; from the coding sequence GTGACCACTCCCAGCCGACGCCTCTCCAGTGGCCTGCACGCCGAGATGCGGTTCTCGGGCTCCGGTGGCTGGCAGCTGGTCGTCGATGGGACGCCGCAGTCGCACGTCGATCCGGAGCGGCCAGAGCTGCTGGTCTACGAGTACGTGCAGCAGATGGGGCACGTGATCGACGCGATGCCGCCCGGGCCGCTCACTGCGGTGCACCTGGGAGGCGGCGCGCTCACGATCCCGCGCTTCATCGATGCGACGAGGCGCGGATCGCGCCAGCAGGTGATCGAGCTCGAGCCGCTGCTGGTCGAGCTGGTGCGCGAGGTGGCCCCGCTCCCCCGCGGCGCGAGCATCCGCGTGCGCTACGGCGATGCCCGCGAGCAACTGTCCCGGCTGCCCGCGGGCCTGCGCGGATCGGTCGACCTGGTGGTGGTGGATGTCTTCTCCGGCGCCCAGACGCCCGCGCACGTCACGACGGTGGAGTTCCACGCGCTCGTGCGCGACCTGCTCGCACCCGGCGGCGTCGCGATCGTGAACATCGCCGACGACCGCACGCTGTCGTTCGCGAAGCGGCAGCTGGCGGCGCTGGCGGAGGTGCACGGCGAGGTGGCGGCGCTCGCCGACCCGGGCATGCTCAAGGGCAGGCGCTTCGGCAACGTGGTCGCGGTCGCCGGCTCGCTGCCGGACCTCGACGACATCGGTCGCGCGCTGCGGCGCGACCCGCTGCCCGGCAAGGTCGTCGCCGGCGCAGAGCTGCGCCGATTCCTGGGCGGAGCACGGCCGGCTCGCGACGCCGACGCGACCCCGAGCCCGACGCCGGATCGCGGCATCTTCGGCTGA
- the rpoB gene encoding DNA-directed RNA polymerase subunit beta, with translation MAELSPKTGRNASRLSFAQIAETLTVPDLLALQTESFEWLIGDDAWKGRADAAQASGRDDVHSESGLEQIFEEISPIEDLSEKMQLSFSEPVLDVPKYTIAECKERGKTYAAPLYVSAEFMNHETGEIKSQTVFMGDFPLMTQKGTFIVNGTERVVVSQLVRSPGVYFDRTPEKNSDKDVFSARVIPSRGAWLEFEIDKRDAVGVRIDRKRKQSVTVFLKALGLTSEDIAREFAGYESIMATLEKDAPMSKEDALRDIYRKLRPGEQVAAEAARALLDNFYFNPKRYDLAKVGRYKINRKLGIDVPMSDSVLSVDDIVATIKYLVALHAGDQTVKGTRKGEAVDIRLDIDDIDHFGNRRIRAVGELIQNQVRTGLARMERVVRERMSTQDIEAITPQTLINVRPVSAAIKEFFGTSQLSQFMDQNNPLAGLTHKRTLSALGPGGLSRERAGVEVRDVHPSHYGRMCPIETPEGPNIGLIGRLATFGRINSFGFIETPYRRVDNGVVTTQIDYLTASEEDEFIVAHANNRLDAQQRFVEERVVARKKGEEVELVEPTSVNYMDVSPRQMASLATSLIPFLEHDDANRALMGANMQRQAVPLVRSESPLVGTGMEGFAAIDSGDVITATGAGVVGEVSADMVTVQLDEGGTQQYFLRKFDRSNQGTSYNHRVIVSAGERIEVGEVIADGPATEDGELALGKNLLVAFMPWEGHNYEDAIILSQNLVKDDVLSSIHIEEYEVDARDTKLGKEEVTRDLPNVGPDLLADLDERGIIRIGAEVAPGDILVGKVTPKGETELSAEERLLRAIFNEKSREVRDTSLKVPHGEQGTVIAVKQFRAEDGDDELGSGVHEKVVVYIAQKRKITEGDKLAGRHGNKGVIAKILPEEDMPFLSDGTPVDIVLNPLGIPKRMNFGQVLETHLGWIAATGWKVEGTPEWAKDLDPATLEAPAGTKVATPVFDGATEEAIIGLLDATLPTRDGDRLIDGSGKANLFDGRSGEPYPYPVSVGYMYILKLHHLVDDKIHARSTGPYSMITQQPLGGKAQFGGQRFGEMEVWALEAYGAAYTLQELLTIKSDDIVGRVKVYEAIVKGENIQEPGIPESFKVLMKEMQSLCLNVEVLNAAGDVVTLRDDEDEALRTAEELGINISRPELSSIDDI, from the coding sequence TTGGCTGAACTGAGCCCCAAGACTGGTCGAAACGCGAGCCGCCTGAGCTTCGCACAGATCGCGGAAACGCTGACTGTCCCCGACCTGCTCGCACTGCAGACCGAGAGCTTCGAATGGCTCATCGGCGACGACGCATGGAAGGGCCGCGCGGATGCCGCACAGGCCTCCGGTCGCGACGATGTCCACTCGGAGTCCGGTCTTGAGCAGATCTTCGAGGAGATCTCGCCCATCGAGGACCTGAGCGAGAAGATGCAGCTCTCGTTCTCCGAGCCGGTACTCGATGTGCCGAAGTACACGATCGCTGAGTGCAAGGAGCGCGGCAAGACCTACGCCGCACCGCTCTACGTCTCGGCGGAGTTCATGAACCACGAGACCGGCGAGATCAAGTCGCAGACGGTCTTCATGGGCGACTTCCCGCTCATGACCCAGAAGGGCACGTTCATCGTGAACGGCACCGAGCGCGTCGTCGTCTCGCAGCTCGTCCGCAGCCCCGGCGTCTACTTCGACCGCACCCCCGAGAAGAACTCCGACAAGGACGTCTTCTCCGCTCGCGTCATCCCCAGCCGCGGTGCCTGGCTCGAGTTCGAGATCGACAAGCGCGACGCCGTCGGCGTGCGCATCGACCGCAAGCGCAAGCAGTCGGTCACGGTCTTCCTGAAGGCCCTCGGCCTCACGAGCGAGGACATCGCCCGCGAGTTCGCCGGCTACGAGTCGATCATGGCGACGCTCGAGAAGGATGCGCCCATGTCGAAGGAGGACGCCCTCCGCGACATCTACCGCAAGCTGCGTCCGGGCGAGCAGGTCGCCGCCGAGGCCGCCCGCGCGCTGCTCGACAACTTCTACTTCAACCCGAAGCGCTACGATCTGGCCAAGGTGGGTCGCTACAAGATCAACCGCAAGCTCGGCATCGACGTGCCGATGAGCGACTCGGTGCTCTCGGTCGACGACATCGTCGCGACCATCAAGTACCTCGTCGCGCTGCACGCCGGCGACCAGACGGTCAAGGGCACGCGCAAGGGCGAAGCGGTCGACATCCGCCTCGACATCGACGACATCGACCACTTCGGCAACCGTCGCATCCGCGCCGTCGGCGAGCTCATCCAGAACCAGGTCCGCACGGGCCTGGCCCGCATGGAGCGCGTCGTGCGCGAGCGCATGTCGACGCAGGACATCGAGGCCATCACGCCCCAGACCCTGATCAACGTGCGTCCCGTGAGCGCCGCGATCAAGGAGTTCTTCGGCACCTCGCAGCTGTCGCAGTTCATGGATCAGAACAACCCGCTCGCGGGCCTGACCCACAAGCGCACGCTGTCGGCGCTCGGCCCCGGTGGTCTGTCGCGTGAGCGCGCCGGCGTCGAGGTGCGAGACGTGCACCCGTCGCACTACGGCCGCATGTGCCCGATCGAGACCCCGGAAGGCCCGAACATCGGCCTCATCGGTCGTCTCGCGACCTTCGGCCGCATCAACTCCTTCGGCTTCATCGAGACGCCGTACCGCCGGGTCGACAACGGCGTGGTCACCACGCAGATCGACTACCTGACGGCCTCCGAGGAGGACGAGTTCATCGTCGCCCACGCCAACAACCGCCTCGACGCGCAGCAGCGCTTCGTCGAGGAGCGCGTCGTGGCGAGGAAGAAGGGCGAAGAGGTCGAGCTCGTCGAGCCGACGTCCGTGAACTACATGGATGTCTCGCCGCGCCAGATGGCGTCGCTCGCGACCAGCCTCATCCCGTTCCTCGAGCACGACGACGCGAACCGCGCCCTGATGGGTGCGAACATGCAGCGTCAGGCCGTGCCGCTGGTGCGCTCCGAGTCGCCGCTGGTCGGCACCGGCATGGAGGGCTTCGCGGCCATCGACTCCGGTGACGTCATCACCGCGACCGGCGCCGGCGTGGTCGGCGAGGTCTCGGCCGACATGGTCACCGTGCAGCTCGACGAGGGCGGCACGCAGCAGTACTTCCTGCGCAAGTTCGACCGCTCGAACCAGGGCACCTCCTACAACCACCGGGTCATCGTCTCGGCTGGTGAGCGGATCGAGGTCGGCGAGGTCATCGCCGACGGTCCCGCGACGGAGGACGGCGAGCTCGCGCTCGGCAAGAACCTGCTCGTGGCGTTCATGCCGTGGGAGGGCCACAACTACGAGGACGCGATCATCCTCAGCCAGAACCTCGTGAAGGACGACGTGCTCTCGTCGATCCACATCGAGGAGTACGAGGTCGACGCCCGCGACACCAAGCTGGGCAAGGAGGAGGTCACGCGTGACCTCCCCAACGTCGGTCCCGACCTGCTGGCTGACCTCGACGAGCGCGGCATCATCCGCATCGGCGCAGAGGTCGCTCCCGGCGACATCCTGGTCGGCAAGGTGACGCCGAAGGGCGAGACCGAGCTGAGCGCCGAGGAGCGCCTGCTCCGCGCGATCTTCAACGAGAAGAGCCGCGAGGTGCGCGACACGTCGCTCAAGGTGCCCCACGGTGAGCAGGGCACGGTCATCGCGGTCAAGCAGTTCCGCGCTGAGGACGGCGACGACGAGCTCGGCTCGGGCGTCCACGAGAAGGTCGTGGTCTACATCGCGCAGAAGCGCAAGATCACCGAGGGCGACAAGCTCGCCGGCCGCCACGGCAACAAGGGCGTGATCGCCAAGATCCTGCCCGAGGAGGACATGCCGTTCCTCTCCGACGGCACGCCGGTCGACATCGTGCTGAACCCGCTCGGCATCCCGAAGCGCATGAACTTCGGCCAGGTGCTGGAGACGCACCTCGGCTGGATCGCCGCGACGGGCTGGAAGGTGGAGGGCACGCCCGAGTGGGCCAAGGACCTCGACCCGGCGACCCTCGAGGCGCCCGCGGGCACCAAGGTCGCGACGCCGGTCTTCGACGGCGCGACCGAGGAGGCCATCATCGGCCTGCTCGACGCGACGCTCCCGACCCGTGACGGCGACCGCCTGATCGACGGCAGCGGCAAGGCGAACCTGTTCGACGGTCGCTCCGGTGAGCCGTACCCGTACCCGGTCTCGGTCGGCTACATGTACATCCTGAAGCTGCACCACCTGGTCGACGACAAGATCCACGCTCGCTCGACCGGCCCCTACTCGATGATCACGCAGCAGCCCCTGGGCGGTAAGGCCCAGTTCGGCGGCCAGCGGTTCGGCGAGATGGAGGTCTGGGCGCTCGAGGCCTATGGCGCTGCGTACACCCTGCAGGAGCTCCTCACCATCAAGTCGGACGACATCGTCGGCCGCGTGAAGGTGTACGAGGCCATCGTCAAGGGCGAGAACATCCAGGAGCCCGGCATCCCGGAGTCCTTCAAGGTGCTCATGAAGGAGATGCAGTCGCTCTGCCTGAACGTCGAGGTGCTGAACGCAGCCGGCGACGTCGTCACGCTCCGCGATGACGAAGATGAGGCACTCCGCACGGCCGAAGAGCTCGGCATCAACATCTCCCGCCCTGAGCTGTCGTCGATCGACGACATCTGA
- a CDS encoding MFS transporter yields MAEFTAGCIHDDRGGESNAMTSLYSKLIKGEGSDDDVVAPARPHIASNGMRQMVAQALQSIGDQVVNAKTVLPWLLTAVGAPGVLLAFLVPIRESGSMLPQAALTPWLQRLAARKWAWVGGAAAQAIAAAAIAVSALTLRGWGAGAAILAALAVFALGRALCSLASKDVLGRTIPKGERGQITGIVTVLAGGVALVLGLSLEVWGGDVGADLLAALLLGAAAAWVLGLIVYASIREPETDPGASTEGASWLGRSWQLLRHDGTFRRFVLVRALLLVSALSPPFVVAIGVANHGGDLTGLGLFVIAQGVANVLGGRAFGRLADRSSRLLMVWCAVGASACIVAFLVLLQVPAARDSEWLYPVTFLLLAFVHLGTRLARKTYVVDMAEGDRRTEYVAVANTAMGVLLLAAGALTGVLALWGNEWALVLLAALGVAGALMGRSLPEVSAGNSRAE; encoded by the coding sequence ATGGCCGAGTTCACGGCAGGATGCATCCATGACGATCGCGGCGGGGAGTCGAACGCAATGACGTCGCTGTACTCGAAGCTCATCAAGGGCGAGGGCAGCGACGACGACGTCGTCGCCCCGGCCAGGCCGCACATCGCCAGCAACGGGATGCGACAGATGGTCGCGCAGGCCCTGCAGAGCATCGGCGATCAGGTCGTCAACGCGAAGACGGTGCTGCCCTGGCTGCTCACCGCGGTCGGCGCACCCGGCGTGCTGCTGGCGTTCCTCGTGCCCATCCGCGAGTCCGGCTCGATGCTGCCGCAGGCCGCGCTCACCCCGTGGCTCCAGCGGCTCGCGGCGCGCAAGTGGGCGTGGGTCGGCGGCGCCGCCGCGCAGGCGATCGCCGCGGCCGCCATCGCCGTCTCGGCGCTCACGCTGCGCGGGTGGGGCGCGGGGGCAGCGATCCTGGCCGCGCTCGCGGTCTTCGCGCTCGGTCGGGCGCTGTGCTCGCTGGCCAGCAAGGACGTGCTCGGGCGCACGATCCCCAAGGGCGAGCGCGGGCAGATCACCGGCATCGTCACCGTGCTCGCAGGCGGCGTCGCGCTCGTGCTCGGGCTGAGCCTGGAGGTGTGGGGCGGCGATGTCGGCGCCGACCTGCTCGCGGCGCTGCTGCTCGGCGCCGCCGCCGCGTGGGTGCTGGGCCTCATCGTCTACGCGTCGATCCGCGAGCCGGAGACCGATCCCGGTGCATCGACCGAGGGAGCCAGCTGGCTCGGACGGTCCTGGCAGCTGCTGCGCCACGACGGCACGTTCCGCCGCTTCGTGCTGGTGCGCGCGCTGCTGCTCGTCTCGGCGCTGAGCCCGCCCTTCGTGGTCGCGATCGGGGTGGCCAACCACGGCGGCGACCTCACCGGCCTGGGCCTGTTCGTGATCGCGCAGGGCGTCGCCAACGTGCTCGGCGGCCGCGCCTTTGGGCGCCTGGCCGACCGCTCCTCTCGACTGCTGATGGTGTGGTGCGCGGTCGGAGCGTCCGCGTGCATCGTCGCGTTCCTCGTGCTCCTGCAGGTGCCGGCCGCTCGCGACTCCGAGTGGCTCTACCCGGTGACGTTCCTGCTGCTCGCGTTCGTGCACCTCGGCACGCGGCTGGCGCGCAAGACCTACGTCGTCGACATGGCCGAGGGCGATCGGCGCACGGAGTACGTGGCGGTGGCGAACACCGCGATGGGCGTGCTGCTGCTCGCGGCCGGCGCGCTGACCGGCGTGCTCGCGCTCTGGGGCAATGAGTGGGCGCTGGTGCTGCTCGCCGCGCTGGGAGTCGCCGGCGCCCTGATGGGCAGGTCGCTGCCGGAGGTGAGTGCCGGGAACTCGCGAGCGGAGTGA